Part of the Henckelia pumila isolate YLH828 chromosome 2, ASM3356847v2, whole genome shotgun sequence genome is shown below.
AAAATAATGCTTCAGGTATTAATTTCTACCATAATTACATATAATACGCCATAGTATTCATCACTAACATATTCGGTCAAAACTATGCATTTGAACTCCCACTCTCCCCATTAAATTATTAGTCGTAATGGTCTGTGGTTTGGTACACATTGTTTCCTTCATTTCAGTGAAGGCATACTGTGGCAAACATCAATGCAGTCCCTGGATATAAGGCGATGGTCCTCGGTGGTTCCGAGCGAAGAATTTTGTTTAATTGCTTGACCAATCTTCTCATTGGTCCCGCTAGTACAAACGTCTATCGTTGAATAGGTTACAATAGTACGTGTTTATTAAGTGGTCAATATATAAATCTTCGAAATGGTTTGTGTTCTATTTCTTGACGATGTAAATCCGGTAACTCTGCGAGCGTGCCACTGCTGGGAACCGGCAGCTGAGCGCAAGGTCAGGAAGTTTTTTCGCGCTCGAATGTTTTAATAACACCTGATTTCTTAGGTGCACTGAAACCAGGTGTTTAGCTTCCCTTTATACTGTTATCAGAATCGTGGTGGATGTTGTCAAACTTTGTTGTtattatcaaatattttttttggtgtGTGGATTCCTTTATTTTGTTTTACCCACAAATGCGTTAAGAATATCAAGATTTGGCGGAACTTGGAACAGTATCCATCGGAGACATTTCCTGGGgaaaacaaatttaatttaaatggtGTTTTATACGTACTGTGTGATCAAACAACTAATCTAGCATCCCTAATagtgtgtatgtatgtatatatatgtgtagtTACGTCATTGCAacgaaaaaacaattaaaattcggAGAGGACGTACGATATGTTGCATCTGGAGTtacatttaaataaaattgatattagtgtaacataaaatcatgtcagtTTTGAGATCTCTTTATCACctttttatttttactctatttcAAGCAATAATACATTGGGGAAGGTGGTCAAATTCAACGCAATTAGTGCTTTCAAATATGATGATACTTAATCAAACAAAATCTAAAAAGTAAGGAGACAGGACAAATAACAGCCAAAACAATAACCTTAATCCTCAAGATCACATGACTCGTTTCCAAGTAAATTGTGCTCCCCGTGCATGAGATTTCCTCCTACGACCTATTGCTATGTTCCTACAAACAAAAGACTTTGTGCCTCGTTTTCAACCCACCTTACATTTCTTCACCAAAATGCTTGTACATAAATGATGATCTTAATCTTGACCCTTGAGATCATTGCTCTGTTTTCATACCATAGGTGTCTTCAACACCACTGGTGACATTTTTTCTTCTCTCAGCGATCATGTTCGAATATGCCTGTGAAGTCAACGAACCAGTTTTGATTGCAAGGAACAAAATGAAGTAATCTGTGTTAGAACGAAAACGCACTACAGAAATCCCAATCCCAAAAACAGATTAAACAGTTGGGGTAAATTAAGTCCAAACCGAGTTTGTCCACCGGATTCGATGCTAGGAAAAACTAAAGAAGCTTGATAAGAGCATGGTAGACGAAATGGGCATCATACCTTTGGATACGAATAGAGAAAGATGTACCACCACGCACAAATTAAAGCCCCTACGAGACCGGAAACTATCAAAGAGTGCAAAACCAGCCAGCTACATGTGATTATTCCTATTCCAGTTAGAGTGATTGTCCATGGTTGGCACCTGAGATAGATAATTGAGAGCATGATTCATCTGCAATTAATTACAAGCGTTCAACCACTACGTTCTTGATATTTTGGAGAATTAAAATATGTGTTACATTATGTTGTACTAAGATAGTTATAGTGCCAAAAAAAAACGCAATTTTCAGCAGAAAAGAATAGATCACAGCTAACAATCTGAAACTATAATTTACTCGAGGTAGAAAGGCAATCCAAATCGCCAAGATTCGAGTTTTATATACCATTTTCAAAATGGGATTTTTCCATTGAGTTAAGAACAAAAAGAATCAAGAAACCCAAACTGATGTGTATGATAGAATACGAGAAGATAGTTATAGTGGCCATAAAATAACACAATTTTCAGCAGAAAAGAATAAATTCACTACCAACAATCTGAAACTATCATTCACTCGAGGTAGAAAGGCGATCCCGAAATCGCCAAGATTCGAGTTTTATTTCACATTGTTGAGATGGGATTTTTCCATTGTGTTAAGAACAAAAGGAATCGATAAAACCAATCCAATGTGTATGATAGAATACGAGAAGCTCAAGTGGAGGAGTCAGGAGAGCCTGGATTCAACAAAACCATATGAAAAATACTGAGAGCATTTGAGTGGAGTTTACCATGAAGGTTTAGTGTCCCAAACAGAGTCATACTCGAGGGAGAGGTAATTGAGATAGCCATCCATGTCTTGGACGACGCCGTTTTCATCGAAGAAAGGTGAATCTTGAACTGGGTCGGCTCCATTCCTGAAATCACTCCTTCTGAGAGATTTCTGGTCTCTAGTTTTGGGTGATTGCTTGGCAAATGAAAATGAAGGCCGAATTGTCGAAGAATTTTTGTTGTGATTGATTGGTGGAGAAGAAGACGAAATATTGAGGAGAGAAATGGGGAAATGAGAGCTGGTATTGAGAGCTATCATCTCCAACTCTTTGTTCCTCTCAAACGTGTGTGGTTCTACGCGCACTAACATAATAAATAAGTTAATAACGAATAGGTCCTGTGATTCAATATTACATATTATCTTAAAAAAAGGGTCGATCCTAAAGGCTATCTCATTTCATATGAGTTAAAGGTTTATTAAACTCATTGTATCATGCagggttaaatcgagggatgtgcacgagcggtaGAAACCTGAGGGAGGGTGGCCAACCTAGGGGTGGGAAAAAATACCGAAATACCGAAATAGCGAAAAACAATACCGAAAAAATTACCGAAATTATGTATACCGAAAATACCGTACCAACCCATCCCTAAGCCAACCCCCAAAGCATACCACACAATCTTTAAATGGATCGGTTTTAAGTTTTACCTATGTATGAAGTGAAAAGTTACACTTTtgccataaaaaaaaataataattcctcATAATCGAATTGAAGATCTATATCACAAAATTAACTTATAAAAATGATGACACAAaagatttatttaaaaattgaaaagtgACTCCTAAGTTTTTgtgttaaataaattttacaataGATCAAATGTAATGTGGATGCTGCGTTGTTTGTAGAAGAACATAAGTTTGGAATTGGATGTATATTGAGGGATGAGGAAGGAAGGGTTATCAGCCGTAGAACTTGTACTTTGCAGGGTGTGGTTGATGGAAGGAGAGGTAATGGAACTATTTGAGGCTCTCTCTTGGGTTAGAAGTCTTGAATTGAAGAAGGTATATTTTGAACTTGATGCAAAGGTAGTCGTTAATACAATTAATTCAGAATATGTTGGCATTTTCGAATATAGCTCTATTGTGCACAAATGCAGAGATATAATTAAAAGTGAGCATGAGTTCTTAATAGGTTTTACTCGGCGACAAGCAAACAAATGTGCTCATGCACAGATGCACTTGCAAAAGCCTTTCGCTTTTATACTAGTCCCATGAACTGGAGCGAGACTCCGAGTTTTATTTTCTCTTATTTGAATCATATTTGTAATAACTCTGATCATCTTTACTAATGTGAGTTCTGTTTgggttcaaaaaaaaaaaacagatcaGAGATTAaagttttttagtttttttacaATTTAAATGTCCTTGTAaagaacaataaaaaataaattacacaTCAACTATTTTTGGAATAAACATCAATAATTACttaagttttaattttaataaacaaATAAGACTTTATTTGTACCTGATTACTTCCTAATCAttagaaaaaatataaatatgtaaTGATATTATGCCTACTAAACATAATGACAACGTCCAGCTTTTGCGGGGTATAAATATCACGCTACAGATAACTTAATAGTATCTATTTGTGATATTAGTGTATAGTATAATGGTATTTTGTTATATAGATTTTCTTTAGAAAGTATTACTGTAAATCTGTAAATCACGAGAATATTTTAAATGAAATAAACGTTTTGTTCACGAGTCTTGAATATGATATGATAAT
Proteins encoded:
- the LOC140884655 gene encoding uncharacterized protein; amino-acid sequence: MIALNTSSHFPISLLNISSSSPPINHNKNSSTIRPSFSFAKQSPKTRDQKSLRRSDFRNGADPVQDSPFFDENGVVQDMDGYLNYLSLEYDSVWDTKPSWCQPWTITLTGIGIITCSWLVLHSLIVSGLVGALICAWWYIFLYSYPKAYSNMIAERRKNVTSGVEDTYGMKTEQ